A genomic region of uncultured Paludibaculum sp. contains the following coding sequences:
- a CDS encoding TonB-dependent receptor produces MRHYICKLVVCLQVVACAMWAQEFRATISGHVLDASGGAVPKAKVQATNLSTNETNIATTDSSGTYTIPLLRPGDYNVTVTAAGFKQYNRERLTLQVGQIAGLEISLEVGAVTESINVTGEAALLETQTASRSGIVNTQQVSELPLNARNPFMLGTMMPGVTFRGAAIWQRPFDNGAIAEWSVNGGRQSNNEFMMDGAPNNGQAGNNNIAYVPIVDAVQEFNVQMNSYDAQYGHTGGGVFNVVLKSGGNDFHATGWEFLRRKWLDANTFQGNAVGAKRADHLLDQYGFQLEGPVYIPKLLTKQSKTKLFYLGSFENYRENTPNPLTNSYPEQEMRNGDFSKLKNAAGNPITIYDPLNYTLDANSNPIRTPFAGNIIPADRINPVAKAVTGYMPLPNTATRAGFAYSTNNHLLPNYVNHDKFYNLILKFDFNFGDKNRAFFRHASNDRTEDRAVNGLDNVPGTDGQQPFQRINDAYVADWVSTLTPTLILNVRGSYSRFIETGRGQANSAFDITKLGVPSSLVSQLPGPYYFGRWQMDGYSALGRGQGINITNNYNLAVNVTKIAGSHTLKAGIDIRRIHYIQQNSGDIFKVDSRRDWTQQVWNQGDAVSGDSYASFLLGLPNTNGTTDRSSLNYPLYPFNRQWYVSPYVQDDWKISRRLTLNLGLRWDFNQAPDEKWNRMNRGFDSKVASPLRSMFPAETLAQYPSLANLSGGFSFAGVGGQPTIASKNVWTNWQPRIGAAYQLNDRLVMRGGYGLYFLNPNNNYLQNAGFSAFTPLVNSNDGGRTPIPNVLSNPYPSGITRPSGSSLGALTFVGRNNNWFDPTFTTPKVHQFSFGFQQQVSQTATLELTYVGSRTIGANGEKDYNIPSLAFRKTCNLMEGGSPIYCNEQLPNPFKGLAPFLGTNYYTANTISRYNLARPFPQFDGTLLQQGRNDSNIWYNSLQVTYNQRVGRDLIINTNYTFSKMVERWGYTDPFADQMQQGLYLNDRPHWFKFTAVYELPFGQGKHFGAGTTGFVKKLISGWQATTFYNNASGEPAELRENVIQLKDPRTPGGGWDGNVDWKANKVRGWNPCVLRQQDNGTIAPQPYSLNLGCGTDHSNYAWLQVANFAPARYAPYRSGQVRKHHAFTLDASISKMTNITERFRVQFRAEAFNLFNHNYFGRTTFTTDPNDANFGTMFPSTATNQNSFPRQIQLGIKAFW; encoded by the coding sequence TTGAGACACTACATCTGCAAGCTGGTTGTGTGCCTCCAGGTGGTTGCCTGCGCGATGTGGGCGCAGGAGTTCCGGGCGACCATTTCCGGGCACGTTTTGGATGCCAGCGGCGGCGCGGTACCCAAAGCCAAAGTCCAGGCAACCAACCTCAGCACGAACGAAACCAACATTGCTACGACAGATTCGTCGGGCACGTACACGATTCCGCTGCTGCGGCCCGGCGACTACAATGTCACGGTCACGGCCGCGGGCTTCAAGCAGTACAACCGCGAACGCCTCACTCTCCAGGTTGGCCAGATTGCCGGCCTCGAGATCTCTCTCGAGGTGGGCGCCGTCACGGAGTCAATCAATGTGACGGGGGAAGCCGCGCTGCTGGAAACGCAGACGGCGTCGCGCAGCGGCATTGTGAACACGCAACAGGTTTCCGAACTTCCGTTGAACGCACGCAATCCGTTCATGCTCGGTACGATGATGCCGGGCGTGACGTTCCGCGGCGCGGCCATCTGGCAGCGTCCGTTTGATAACGGTGCCATCGCTGAATGGTCGGTCAACGGTGGCCGCCAGTCGAACAACGAATTCATGATGGACGGCGCGCCGAACAACGGCCAGGCCGGCAACAACAATATCGCCTACGTACCGATCGTGGACGCGGTACAGGAATTCAACGTCCAGATGAACTCCTACGACGCGCAGTACGGTCACACGGGCGGCGGGGTGTTTAACGTCGTCCTCAAGTCGGGCGGCAACGACTTCCATGCGACGGGGTGGGAGTTCCTGCGCCGGAAATGGCTGGACGCCAATACATTCCAGGGGAACGCCGTTGGCGCAAAGCGCGCCGACCACCTGCTGGACCAGTACGGTTTCCAACTGGAAGGCCCTGTCTACATCCCCAAGCTACTCACCAAGCAGTCGAAGACCAAGCTCTTTTACCTGGGCAGCTTTGAGAACTACAGGGAGAACACGCCCAATCCTCTCACAAACTCCTATCCGGAGCAGGAAATGCGCAACGGCGACTTCTCCAAGCTGAAGAATGCGGCGGGCAACCCGATTACGATCTACGATCCGCTGAACTACACGCTGGACGCCAACAGCAACCCAATCCGTACGCCTTTTGCGGGCAACATCATTCCAGCGGACCGCATCAACCCGGTGGCCAAGGCCGTTACCGGCTACATGCCGCTGCCCAACACGGCGACAAGAGCGGGTTTCGCCTATTCGACCAACAACCACCTGTTGCCGAACTACGTGAACCACGACAAGTTCTACAACCTGATCCTTAAGTTCGACTTCAATTTCGGCGACAAAAACCGGGCGTTCTTCCGGCACGCTTCCAACGACCGTACGGAAGACCGGGCCGTCAACGGACTGGACAATGTGCCCGGCACCGATGGACAACAGCCGTTCCAGCGCATCAACGATGCCTACGTGGCCGACTGGGTGAGCACGCTCACCCCGACGCTCATCCTGAATGTAAGAGGGTCTTACAGCCGGTTCATCGAAACCGGACGCGGACAGGCGAATTCCGCCTTCGATATCACGAAACTGGGCGTGCCCTCGTCGCTGGTGAGCCAGTTGCCCGGTCCATACTACTTCGGACGCTGGCAGATGGATGGCTATTCCGCGCTGGGCCGGGGGCAGGGCATCAACATCACCAACAACTACAACCTGGCGGTCAACGTGACCAAGATTGCAGGCAGCCACACGCTGAAGGCGGGCATCGACATCCGACGCATCCACTACATCCAGCAGAACAGCGGAGACATCTTCAAAGTAGATTCGCGCCGCGACTGGACTCAGCAAGTGTGGAATCAGGGTGACGCTGTCTCCGGCGACTCGTACGCCAGTTTCCTGCTGGGTCTCCCCAATACGAACGGCACGACTGATCGCTCGTCTCTCAACTACCCGCTCTATCCGTTCAATCGCCAATGGTACGTCTCACCGTACGTTCAGGACGACTGGAAGATTTCGCGCCGCCTCACCCTGAACCTGGGCCTGCGCTGGGACTTCAACCAGGCTCCGGACGAGAAATGGAACCGAATGAACCGCGGGTTCGACTCAAAGGTCGCCAGCCCGCTGCGTTCGATGTTCCCGGCGGAGACGCTGGCGCAGTATCCCAGCTTGGCCAATCTGTCGGGCGGCTTCAGCTTTGCCGGAGTCGGCGGGCAGCCCACCATCGCGTCAAAGAATGTCTGGACCAACTGGCAGCCCCGCATCGGTGCGGCCTACCAACTCAACGACAGACTGGTGATGCGTGGCGGCTACGGTCTATACTTTCTCAACCCGAACAACAACTACCTGCAGAACGCGGGCTTCTCGGCCTTTACGCCGCTGGTCAATTCCAATGACGGCGGCCGTACGCCCATCCCGAACGTGCTGAGCAATCCCTATCCCAGCGGCATTACGCGGCCATCGGGCTCCTCTCTCGGGGCGCTCACGTTTGTCGGACGGAACAACAACTGGTTCGATCCGACGTTCACGACGCCCAAGGTGCATCAGTTCTCGTTCGGATTCCAGCAGCAGGTGAGCCAGACCGCTACTCTCGAACTCACCTACGTGGGCAGCCGGACAATCGGTGCGAACGGCGAAAAGGACTACAACATTCCTTCGCTCGCCTTCCGCAAGACCTGCAACCTGATGGAGGGCGGCAGCCCCATCTACTGCAACGAGCAACTGCCGAACCCCTTCAAGGGGCTGGCGCCCTTCCTGGGGACCAACTACTACACGGCGAACACGATCAGCCGCTACAATCTGGCACGGCCCTTCCCGCAGTTCGACGGTACACTGCTGCAACAGGGTCGCAACGACTCGAACATCTGGTACAACTCCCTGCAGGTTACCTACAACCAGCGCGTGGGACGCGACCTGATCATCAACACAAACTATACCTTCAGCAAGATGGTGGAGCGCTGGGGTTACACCGATCCGTTCGCCGACCAGATGCAGCAGGGCTTGTACCTCAATGACCGCCCGCACTGGTTCAAGTTCACGGCGGTCTACGAGTTGCCTTTCGGACAGGGCAAGCACTTCGGAGCCGGCACTACCGGCTTCGTGAAGAAGCTCATCTCCGGGTGGCAGGCGACCACCTTCTACAACAATGCGAGCGGCGAGCCGGCCGAGCTGCGAGAGAATGTGATCCAACTCAAGGATCCGCGCACCCCTGGCGGTGGCTGGGATGGCAACGTCGACTGGAAGGCGAACAAGGTTCGCGGCTGGAATCCTTGCGTACTGCGCCAGCAGGACAACGGGACCATCGCGCCCCAGCCCTACTCGCTGAACCTGGGATGCGGCACCGACCACAGCAACTATGCCTGGCTGCAGGTGGCGAACTTCGCACCGGCCCGGTATGCGCCCTATCGCTCCGGCCAGGTCCGTAAGCACCACGCTTTCACCCTGGACGCCTCCATCAGCAAGATGACCAACATCACAGAGCGATTTAGAGTCCAGTTCCGCGCCGAGGCGTTTAACCTCTTCAACCATAACTACTTCGGCCGCACGACCTTCACCACTGACCCGAACGATGCCAACTTCGGCACGATGTTCCCGTCCACGGCTACCAACCAAAACAGCTTCCCGCGCCAGATCCAGTTGGGTATCAAAGCCTTCTGGTAG
- a CDS encoding CRTAC1 family protein — protein sequence MRIWSIAAIACLALGAQPHAPFSALSPELPFFLKNAATPEKHQIESVPGGVALLDYDGDGKLDIYLVNGAPQPSLRKSTPQWFNRLFRNLGNLKFEDVTAKAGLSGEGYGMGAAAGDFDNDGHTDLLVTSVGFSRLYRNRGDGTFEDITAKAGIPATGWPISAGWFDYDNDGFLDLFIVNYCRWDPATEPFCGDAKAGFRTYCHPKSYKGLPNTLLHNNGNGTFTDVSSDSGTGTRLGKGMAVAFADYNGDGRLDIAVLNDTTPNLLYRNDGGGRFTEVGMASGVAIMDDGKVVSSMGADFRDIDNDGRPDLFLTALANESFPLFRNLGSGLFQDVTYRSRIGAATLAFSGWSTGIYDFNNDGWKDIFVAAGDVQDNTELFSDRSSKQQNLLLVNRGNMTFDPVAFGPAAQHRGAAFGDLDGDGRVDAVVSQLNGSPSVLRNIMDPANHWIAFQLTGKSSNRDAIGAVVKVVADGRIQYNHVTTAVGYLSSSEKTVRFGLGKSTRVETVEITWPGGIRQSLPNLDSGRIHLIKQP from the coding sequence ATGAGGATTTGGAGCATTGCTGCAATCGCTTGCCTGGCGCTGGGCGCCCAGCCGCATGCCCCGTTCTCCGCCTTGTCCCCGGAACTGCCGTTTTTTCTCAAGAATGCGGCGACGCCCGAAAAACATCAGATCGAAAGCGTGCCAGGTGGGGTCGCCCTGCTCGACTACGACGGTGATGGAAAACTCGACATATACCTCGTGAACGGGGCACCCCAACCTTCGCTGAGAAAATCAACACCACAGTGGTTCAACCGCCTCTTCCGGAACCTGGGTAACCTCAAGTTCGAGGACGTAACAGCCAAGGCTGGACTCTCCGGCGAGGGTTATGGCATGGGCGCGGCGGCCGGCGACTTCGACAACGACGGCCATACCGATCTGCTGGTCACGAGCGTCGGCTTCAGCCGGCTTTACCGCAACCGCGGCGATGGCACCTTCGAGGACATCACAGCCAAGGCAGGCATCCCGGCCACAGGCTGGCCGATCTCAGCCGGTTGGTTCGACTACGACAACGACGGTTTCCTCGACCTGTTCATCGTGAATTATTGCCGCTGGGATCCGGCGACCGAGCCCTTCTGCGGCGACGCCAAAGCCGGCTTCCGCACCTACTGCCACCCCAAGAGCTACAAGGGCCTGCCGAATACGCTGCTGCACAACAACGGCAACGGGACTTTCACTGACGTCTCCAGCGATTCCGGCACAGGCACCAGGCTCGGCAAGGGCATGGCGGTCGCCTTCGCCGATTACAACGGTGATGGCCGTCTCGACATTGCCGTGTTGAACGACACGACCCCAAACTTGCTATACCGCAACGACGGCGGCGGTCGGTTCACCGAGGTCGGCATGGCCTCGGGTGTGGCCATCATGGACGACGGCAAGGTGGTCTCGTCGATGGGTGCCGATTTTCGCGACATCGATAACGACGGTCGTCCCGACCTCTTCCTCACCGCCCTCGCCAACGAGTCCTTCCCATTGTTTCGGAACCTGGGCAGCGGCTTGTTCCAGGACGTGACCTACCGCAGCCGCATCGGTGCGGCCACCCTGGCATTCAGCGGGTGGAGCACGGGGATTTACGACTTCAATAACGATGGCTGGAAGGACATCTTCGTGGCCGCCGGCGACGTTCAGGACAACACGGAATTGTTTTCTGACCGCTCGTCCAAACAGCAGAATCTGCTCCTGGTGAACAGGGGCAATATGACCTTCGATCCTGTCGCTTTCGGTCCCGCCGCCCAGCATCGCGGCGCGGCTTTTGGAGACCTGGACGGCGACGGACGTGTGGATGCGGTGGTCTCACAGCTCAACGGGTCGCCCTCAGTCCTACGGAACATAATGGATCCAGCGAATCATTGGATCGCTTTCCAACTCACCGGCAAGAGCAGCAATCGGGACGCGATCGGAGCGGTGGTGAAGGTCGTGGCGGACGGTCGTATCCAGTACAACCACGTCACGACGGCAGTGGGCTATCTCAGTTCCAGCGAGAAGACGGTGCGGTTCGGGTTGGGCAAATCCACCAGGGTTGAGACGGTGGAGATCACGTGGCCGGGGGGAATCAGGCAATCACTGCCCAATCTGGATTCGGGCCGCATTCACCTCATAAAACAACCCTGA
- a CDS encoding tetratricopeptide repeat protein, whose translation MTPAEDAYRQGVTLLEQGRAAEAVPFLKESSRLAPKNAQYWKALGVAYASLNELRDSIEPFRQACTLDPKLLDTCYYYGRNLYGIDRYEEALAPLEKALMADAVKGRADAAIGQCLQALGRNEAAEKRFQAAVARHDRAEQMARLAYGQFLIRQGRAVEAVAMLKPAQQPESPEAGHELGLALFQTGQLGEAVAALQRAVRLNPRKSATRLLLAKVYRRLGRASEAESEEMAAVAIGLPEQ comes from the coding sequence GTGACGCCCGCGGAAGACGCCTACCGGCAAGGTGTCACCTTGCTGGAACAGGGCCGCGCGGCCGAGGCTGTTCCCTTCCTGAAAGAGTCTTCGCGGCTAGCGCCGAAGAACGCGCAGTATTGGAAGGCGCTGGGCGTGGCCTACGCCTCGTTAAACGAGCTGCGCGACTCCATTGAGCCCTTCCGCCAGGCGTGCACACTGGATCCCAAGCTGCTGGACACCTGCTACTACTACGGGCGAAATCTGTACGGCATCGACAGGTACGAGGAGGCCCTTGCACCTTTGGAAAAGGCTCTGATGGCGGATGCCGTGAAGGGCCGGGCCGACGCGGCCATCGGGCAGTGTCTGCAAGCATTGGGACGGAACGAGGCGGCCGAGAAACGGTTCCAGGCGGCCGTCGCGCGGCACGATCGAGCGGAGCAGATGGCGCGCCTGGCGTATGGGCAGTTTCTGATCCGGCAGGGGCGGGCGGTTGAAGCGGTGGCGATGCTCAAGCCAGCCCAGCAGCCGGAGTCGCCCGAGGCGGGCCATGAACTAGGGCTGGCGCTCTTCCAGACCGGGCAATTGGGAGAGGCCGTCGCAGCCCTTCAGCGGGCCGTCCGATTGAACCCGCGCAAGTCCGCCACCCGTCTGCTTTTGGCCAAGGTGTACCGCCGTCTGGGCCGGGCTTCCGAGGCCGAAAGCGAAGAGATGGCAGCGGTTGCAATCGGGCTTCCGGAGCAGTAA